A portion of the Lolium rigidum isolate FL_2022 chromosome 1, APGP_CSIRO_Lrig_0.1, whole genome shotgun sequence genome contains these proteins:
- the LOC124683801 gene encoding cytochrome P450 734A4-like, with protein sequence MRAPEWWSTWGSLAVAVTAACLLLHVAARVADALWWRPRRLEAHFAAQGVRGPPYRFLFGSVREMVALMVDATAKPMSPATSHNALPRVLAFYHYWRKIYGPTFLIWFGPTPRLTVAEPELVREIFLTRAEAFDRYEAHPIVRQLEGDGLVSLHGDKWALHRRVLTPAFYPDNLNRLVPHVGRSVAALAERWRAMACATAAGEVEVDVAEWFQAVTEEAITRATFGRSYDSGRVVFRMQGRLMAFASEAFRKVLVPGYRFLPTKKNRMSWGLDRDIRRGLVRLIGRRSDAAKEHETKTASKGSDGGFKDLLGLMINARDKRSQPMPVHDMVEECKTFFFAGKQTTTNLLVWATVLLAMHPDWQDRARQEVVAVCGPGELPTKEHLHRLKTLGMILNETLRLYPPAVATIRRAKVDVTLGGGELAIPRDTELLIPIMAMHHDARFWGADAAQFNPARFAGGAARAATHPLAFIPFGLGSRMCVGQNLAILEAKLTLAVLLQRFEFRPSPKYVHAPTVLMLLYPQYGAPVIFRPIAPSPPSDPTTTQAS encoded by the exons ATGCGGGCGCCGGAGTGGTGGTCTACGTGGGGCTCGCTGGCCGTCGCCGTGACGGCGGCGTGCCTGCTCCTGcacgtggcggcgcgggtggccgacGCGCTGTGGTGGCGGCCGCGGCGTCTGGAGGCGCACTTCGCGGCGCAGGGCGTGCGCGGCCCGCCGTACCGGTTCCTCTTCGGCTCCGTCCGCGAGATGGTCGCGCTCATGGTGGACGCCACCGCCAAGCCCATGTCGCCGGCCACATCCCACAACGCGCTGCCCCGGGTGCTCGCCTTCTACCACTACTGGAGAAAGATCTACG GTCCGACGTTCCTGATATGGTTCGGTCCGACGCCGCGGCTGACGGTGgcggagccggagctggtccGCGAGATCTTCCTGACGCGCGCGGAGGCGTTCGACCGCTACGAGGCGCACCCCATCGTCCGGCAGCTGGAGGGCGACGGCCTCGTCAGCCTCCACGGCGACAAGTGGGCGCTCCACCGCCGCGTCCTCACCCCCGCTTTCTACCCCGACAACCTCAAC CGGCTGGTCCCGCACGTCGGCCGGTCGGTGGCGGCCCTGGCTGAGAGGTGGCGCGCGATGGCGTGCGCgaccgccgccggcgaggtggaggtggacgtGGCGGAGTGGTTCCAGGCGGTGACCGAGGAGGCCATCACGCGCGCCACGTTCGGGCGCAGCTACGACTCGGGCCGCGTGGTGTTCCGCATGCAGGGCCGCCTCATGGCCTTCGCCTCCGAGGCCTTCCGCAAGGTGCTCGTCCCAGGATACCG GTTCTTGCCGACGAAGAAGAACCGGATGTCCTGGGGGCTGGACAGGGACATCAGGCGCGGCCTAGTCCGGCTCATCGGCCGGCGCAGCGACGCCGCTAAGGAACACGAGACGAAGACAGCGAGCAAGGGCAGCGACGGCGGCTTCAAGGACCTGCTGGGGCTGATGATCAATGCCCGGGACAAGAGGTCGCAGCCGATGCCGGTGCATGACATGGTGGAGGAGTGCAAGACGTTCTTCTTCGCCGGCAAGCAGACGACCACCAACCTGCTGGTCTGGGCCACCGTGCTCCTGGCCATGCACCCGGACTGGCAGGACCGCGCCCGGCAGGAGGTCGTCGCCGTCTGCGGCCCCGGCGAGCTCCCCACCAAGGAGCACCTCCACAGGCTGAAAACG CTGGGGATGATCCTGAACGAGACGCTGAGGCTGTACCCACCGGCGGTGGCCACCATCCGCCGGGCCAAGGTGGACGTGACCCTGGGCGGCGGCGAACTGGCGATCCCGCGCGACACGGAGCTGCTGATCCCGATCATGGCGATGCACCACGACGCGAGGTTCTGGGGCGCCGACGCCGCGCAGTTCAACCCGGCGCGGTTCGccggcggggcggcgcgggcggcaacGCACCCGCTGGCGTTCATCCCGTTCGGGCTGGGTTCCCGGATGTGCGTCGGCCAGAACCTCGCCATCCTCGAGGCCAAGCTCACGCTCGCCGTCCTGCTCCAGCGGTTCGAGTTCAGGCCGTCGCCCAAGTACGTGCACGCGCCGACGGTGCTCATGCTGCTCTACCCGCAGTACGGCGCGCCCGTGATCTTCCGCCCCATTGCTCCATCACCGCCGTCCGATCCGACGACGActcaagctagctag